Sequence from the Helianthus annuus cultivar XRQ/B chromosome 13, HanXRQr2.0-SUNRISE, whole genome shotgun sequence genome:
TTGCGCTAAAGGACTCCGCTTGAAAAAGGacataaagataaaggacaaaacaaACGGTAAAATAAAAGATAGTTCTACGGCTCGTTTGGATACAGATTCACCACCAAACGAAACGGTAGGGCTGCGACGTCTAACCGAAGATACAGATACACCACTACAGTTAGAGAATCGTGTCTAAGTTAACCACCCAACGCGCCACGGTTGAGCTAGCATAGACGAATTAATTAACCCACAAACATGAGATAATTAACACTAAGAAAAAAAATCATTCCAAAACTCTGTTAGAAGTAGAATCGAACAAGAATCGTAAGAGAGAAAGTAAGCTCAATTCATTTCCAAACTACTCAATACAATCGGTTACAACAGTTATTTAACCTAATCACAACAGATTAACTAACTAATTCCCATATTCACCCCCTCAATTACAACAATTACAATATACCCCCCTCTACTATTTAAAACTATACTACTCCATTACATTTCATATGTAACAAATCTCCCCCCTTTAAAGATTCTTGACCTCAAGAATCAATATCAAAATTAGGATACTTCTTGACAAACTCAGTAGCCAGCTCCCAAGAGGCATCATGTAAGGGTAAATCAACCCATTGAACTAAGAATTTAACCACTGCCCTGTTCCCACTCTTTACCATCTTCCTCTCAAGAATAGCCAACGGTTGCAATTCCCCAAAGCTACTAGCTGGAATATCAACTTGATGCAGTGGAGGACCAGGAGCTTTCTTCAATAACGACACATGAAAGGTGGGATGCAACTGAGAATCCGCAGGTAATTCCAAGGTATAAGCAACTTCCCCCACCTTTTTCACAATTATAAAGGGACCAAAATACTTCTGAGATAATTTGGAATATCGATGCACTCTTAGAGAAGTTTGAACATATGGTTGAATTTTAAGAAATACCCAATCTCCGATATCAAAACTTCGTTCACTTCTCCTATTGTCAGCAAACTGCTTCATCCTATTCCTGGCCCGTTCCAAGGACTGTTTGATATTTGCAATCATGTTATCCCTTTGACTTAACCACTCATCCAAAGCTGCAACAGTAGTAGAACCATGGATATATGGTAAGTGGATAGGAGGATCTATACCATATTATGCCTTAAACGGAGTCATTTTGATGGCTGAATGCCAAGTGGTATTGTACCACCACTCAGCTAATGATAACCACTGAACCCATGTCTTCGGATCATGCATAACCATGCATCTAAGATAAGTTTCTAAACAGCGGTTCAAAACTTCCGTCTGGCCATCTGACTGCGGATGATAAGCAGTGGATAAGGCTTGTTCAATGCCTTGTAATTTTAAAAACTCTTTCCAAAACGAACTCATGAATATAGggtctctatcagaaacaatatTCAGAGGGCATCCATGCAGTTTAAAAACATTATCAAGCACCACTTGTGCAACTCGAACAGCAGAAAAAGGATGTTTTAGTGGAATGAAGTGCCCGTATTTAGTGAATCTATCAACCACCACCAAAATACAATCTTTCCCTTCGGACTTAGGCAATCCACTGATGAAGTCCATAGAAATGTCTGTGAAAACAGATTGTGGAGCAGGTAAAGGACTTAGTAACCCCGGAGATGCTACAGCTTCATACTTGGCTTTTAAACAAATTTCACACTCTTTTACCCACTTTTTGATATCTTTATCAGCCCTTCTCCAATAGAAAAGAGATTTGAATCTCTGTAACGTTGGTTGAACCCCAGAATGACCCCCTAAAGAAGAGTTATGACACAAATCTAAAATCTCTTTCCTTAGATTGTCATCTTTCCCAATCCACAACTTAGACTTTCTGGTCAACAGAATACCATTCCACGACATATGCTTAATAGTTTCTCCATTAGACAACCTTCCTATCAATTCTTTTGCTTGATCATCCTGCTGCCAATGACTTTTAATCTTGTCTACTAACAATGGATCATAAGAAGAGACTGCCATCACAAAAACAGTAGAACTATGCACCCTCGACAGAGCATCAGCTGCAGTATTTTCCACCCCCTTCTTGTATACAATATGATAGTCATACCCCATTAATTTGCTTAACCACGTGTGCTGCAGTGGCGTTGTGATTTTCTGCTCCAACAAATGCTTTAAGCTCTTTTGATCCGTTCTAATTATGAAGTGCTTAAGGATCAAATACTGGTGCCAATGTTTCACTGCCAATAAGATTGCTAACAGCTCCTTTTCATACACAGACAAAGCACACTGCTTAGGTGATAATGCTTTGCTAACAAATGCAATGGGGTGTTTGCCTTGCATTAAAACAACTCCTAATCCCTTAGAACTTGCATCAGTCTCAACAATAAATTCTTGTGTCCAATCAGGTAATGCCAGTACTGGGGCTTGTAACATAGCTGATTTCAACGCTTCAAATGCCTTTTGGGCTTCATCATTCCATTTGAAAGCATCTTTCTGAAGTAAATTGGTTAATGGCTTAGCAATTGTGCCATAAGAAGatataaatcttctataataaccagtTAGTCCCAAAAACCCTCGCAACTGTTTAACACTAATAGGAGTTGGCCAATTCTTCACTACTTCCACTTTTGTAGGGTCAGTTGAAACACCATCTCTGGAAATCACATGGCCTAAATATTCAATACTAGAACCAGCAAAACTGCATTTAGATCGTTTGGCATACAGCTGATTATCTCTAAACAATTGTAAGACCTCCTTTAGATCATGCACATGTTATTTGATGTTTTTGCTATAAACTAAAACATCATCAAAAAATATAAGAACTGTTTTCCTCAACAACTTCTGAAATACAGCATTCATCAGACCTTGAAACGTTGCAGGAGCATTACTTAACCCAAATGGAAGTACCAGAAATTCAAATAGGCCCTGATGTGTTCGGGATGCAGTCTTATGAATATCGTCTTCATGCATCCTCACTTGATGATAACCGGATCTCAGGTCCAATTTAGAAAACACTTTCGCGCCCCCTAGTTCTTCCAACAGTTCTTCTATGAGTGGGATAGGAAATCTGTTTTTAACTGTTTGATCATTCAGTTTCCTATAGTCCACACATAACCTCCAAGAACCATCTTTTTTCTTGACCAAAACAACTGGTGAAGCAAAAGAACTGACACTATGTCTGATAATACCCATGTCCAACATTTCTTGAACCATTTTTTCTATAATATCCTTTTGGCCCATAGGATACCTGTAAGCCCTTTGATTAATGGTTACTGATTCATCCACCAACTTAATTCTGTGATTGCAGCTTCTATTTGGTGGCAGACAGGTAGGCTCCTTAAACACATCATCATACTGTTTTAAAAGATCTGTTATCTCCGCAGATTCTTGAACAGTGGTTACAGTAGCCTGATGTTGAAATGACCCATTTAACTTTTCTTGCATACTGAAAAACTGCATTTGTGCCACTGAATTATCTCCTTGAACCATAGAAGCAAATCTCTCCATAGAACATAAAGAAATGCTATTCTTATGTATTCCTTTCAATTCAATCACCTTAGAGTCAACTTTAAACTGCATAGTGAGCTCCTTAAAGTTCCACACAATATCGTTCAATGATTGTAACCATTGGATACCCAACACCATATCATAGTTGTCCAATGGTAACAATAAAACATCTGTCTTAAACCAGACTCCCTGCATCAACCACTAAAAATCATGACACAATTTATTGCATTCCAACCCTTTCCCATTTGCAACCACCACTTTCATCAAAGGAACTTCCTTAGTGTGACAATTCATTCTTATGGCTAATTTTGAGTTGACAAAGTTATGAGTAGAACCAGAATCAATTAAGATATGAATCTGTCTAGTGCCAATAGTACCCACCACCCTCATGGTAGAAAAAGAAGTGACCCCAGTCATTGCATACACAGAAAGTTGGGCATCAGCTACTTGATCTTCTATAGACTCTTCCTCTACATTTTCTACCCAATCCTCATCATCATGAATTTCTAACACATACAAATGTTTAAATTTGCAGTTATGAGTTGGTGAATACTTCTCACTACACCAAAAACACTCTCCCTTAGCTCTTTTTTCTTCAGCTACCCTAGCAGGGACTTTTTTAACATTCTTAAGCATCTTATTAGGTGAAGGACTAGGTAGTAAAGCCAAATTGTTATTGGAACTTGTTGAAGCTTTATTACTACCAATAGGCCCACTTTTGCTACTAGAATTTACTGCTACTTGTACTGCATTATTCCTTTTAACCTCTTTATCACCAAACAAGGTATTGTACACTACATTTTGCTGTTTGGCCATAGCAATGGCATCCCTCATAATTCTTGGTTTAAAAATTTTCACTAAACATCTAATCTCTGGTTTCAACCCACCCACATAAAGACTAGCAGCATATTCATCATTCAGTTTAACTCTATTGAGTAAAGAATCAAATTCTTTAGTGTAATCAGAGAGTAAACCTGTTTGATTGAGATTTTTTAGTTCCTCCATAGCATCTTCACTTAACCTTTCAGAAAACCTTGTGATAGCAGATCTGGAATATTCATCCCATGTAATTTCTTCGATATCCCTATTTTGACTGTCAATAAACTCCTGATGCCATTCCAACGCTGCCCCTTCCAAATTAATGACTGCATAGTGAACCTTTTCATTCTCAGGCGTTTTATCTATTGCAAAGAAGTGATTACAACGGATAATCCAGCCCTCCACTTCCTCACCGTTGAACTTGGGAAAATCTAATCTACCTGTGCGAACCAATCGATGATCAGAACCCCCATAATTTCCCCTTTCATTGTTCAACTTACTGTTGATTTCAGCCATCTGAGTCACCAATGAAGTCATACTAATCTGCAACAATCTTATAGCTTCCGAATTTTGATCCAAAATTGCTTGTTGATTCTCAATCAAACTCGAATTAGCCTGTGAAAGTTTCTCTAATTTCTCCATCCCTTGTTGTCTGGTTGGCATATATCACAATTAGGTCAAAATGAAACCGGAAAGAACAGTTTCAAGAATTGAAATGACGTAATCAAATTGAAGGTATTGATCGAACAATGATCAATTACTGAATCGAATTGAACGTAATTTGATGATGAATCGAACAATTTTGAGCGAAATTGAATGAAACAAAGATGATTTCGAACGGAAATCTTGATCGGAATTGTTATTTTGAACGGAATCTGAGCTTCCGATGAGGATcgttagctctgataccaatgttagAAGTAGAATCGAACAAGAATCGTAAGAGAGAAAGTAAGCTCAATTCATTTCCAAACTACTCAATACAATCGGTTACAACAGTTATTTAACCTAATCACAACAGATTAACTAACTAATTCCCATATTCACCCCCTCAATTACAACAATTACAATATACCCCCCCTCTACTATTTAAAACTATACTACTCCATTACATTTCATATGTAACAAACTCACCGCCTTTTCTCattgaaaatatgattaaataTTGGAAAAAGGAAAACTACAACTAACCCACATTCAAACTTCTagagaaattaaaaaaaaaaaacccaagttACTACCTATTAAGCAAAGAAAACAACTAGCAAAGCTTGAAACAAACACAAGAAATTAAAAGGAAATAACATTTGCTGATGTAGCACATGAGAACGTGGTGTGCAAGGAATGCACATGTGTGTAGTTGCTAGGTCTTTGAGGGAGCCGACTGAATTAGGCTGACCATTGACCCACACTTACTCCAAACGGGTCGGGTCACGGGTCTGTGGACAAGCTTCTGGTGCTCTAACCGGATTCGTTATATGTTGGATATCAGCTTTGGTCATAATCACACTTAAAATTGTATATTTGAGCAAGTTATCTGGTTTTGATTTTGTAAGAAGTTTGGGTCAAGCCGAACATAAACTGAACCCTTAAACGGTTATGTATAACAACCAACTAACTACATTTGGTTAGTCGCTACATTTAGACCTTCTACTACCATTTAATACAAAACACCCCCTCCACTGTTTTATATGTAACATTCTTGGTGCTCTAACTACCTCAAAGAAGAACGAGATCAAAAGTAGCATTGATATGTTTGAAGTAGCCAACGATTTGCAAGGCTGCTGGATTGTTTTCCTACTTCCGAGCTCTCCATAAGCACCAACAAGCGGTCAAAACAATGGCTTGAATAGACTTCTTGTGTGGTTTAGACAGATTCATTTGGCCAGGGAAGACTAGTAGCACACCAACCGTACGTGTTGTTTGGTAACTTGCACCACAACCGAGTTTATGACCATATGAAGCTCGTCGTAGAACAGAAGAGTAATAGATGAGCAGTTGTCTCAGCCGAAACTCCACAcatttttttgaatggcaaattTAGATCACTGACAGACCACTGTAGTATCATCGAACCACCAGCggaatcacccgatcatatccatctccactagacataatgcctatacaccaactCAGAAGGAAACcaaataaatatgggaaaacccccatGTGGGAATTGAACCCAGGACCTATTAGTATGGGTATACTATTGATAAAAAGAAACACAATACCAAATAAAAAGACACGTTGATCTAAATCAAAAcacaatacaaaaaaaaaaaaaaaaaagacacatTGACAAAAAGAACAACAATACCAAATAAAAAGACACATAGATCTAAACCAAAATTGTAAAATCTAAAACTAAAAATCGAAAAGCGAAAACCTAAAATTTAAAATCATAGAGTTTGACGAGACAGTTCCAATACCGCTAGAAATGAGTTCAATCGGAGTCTATTATGTACTTGAAAATTTTCCTAATGTTCGATCAATCTTATTCCTCATACCAATCGGTATATATAATACATAATGGCCTAATCTATATTGGTTAATATTGAACCTTAAACTACCAAATATATTTAACAAAATACAATATACTAGTATGATAACGAAGTTGTGGCTCCAAGTCTTCCAACTAGTGGTAGGTCCAACACGGTAGCTCTAATGAGTCAACCATAACATTGACTTGGCTTGAAGAAGACTTGTAACAGATTGATTCATTGCATTCTTCATCGAGGTGTTCATCTGTTCATTGATTATGAGGATTAATATTTCTAGTTTCTTCTTTGCCTTTTTTCTAATTCTCATGTTATCACCCATTGCCACTGCTGAATCATATTCAGCTACAGCAGAGCTTTCCACCACATGGAGCACCAATTACTCGGCTGTCAATCCCATCCTCCGTAGAGAAACCAATGTAGCTGTATTCACCTGCGGCTTCTTCTGTGAAGATAATTGTACCTTTTACTACTTTGCCATATTCATTTCTCCGTCAACTGAATCCCCTGGGCAATCTAAATTCGTATGGTCAGCCAAACAACCCGTCCGGGAAAATGCAATACTGAATTTTACTGCAGCTGGAGACTTGGTGCTAGTGGATGTAGATGGATTTATAGTTTGGAACACCGACACAGCTGGAAAATCGGTTGCTGGCATGAACCTAACTGATACTGGAAATCTGGTGTTGTTCGATGACCAGAACTCGGTAGTTTGGCAATCTTTTGATGACCCAACTGACTCTTTGTTACCTGGCCAAAAGCTGTTTCAAGAACAAGAACTGCAATCTCATACTTCTTTAACCCAGTTTTGGGAAGGGATGTATTCTCTTAAACTCACAGATACAGGGGTGTTTGGTTATGCATACAATAGTCAACTGTATTACAGATGGTTGGTCTATGGAAAAGGTACAAACAAAGGAAGAAGatacatgaagttcttgaatgggAGTTTATCGTTCTGTATAGAGTACTCTTCCGAGCCAAGTGAACCTGTTGGTGTGATTGCCATACCTGAAGCATCGTCAGCTCAGTATATGAAACTGAGGCCAGATGGCCATTTGCAAGTGTTTGAATGGCAGTTAGAAGAGTGGAAAGTGATAAAAGATCTTACTACAGTTTTTCAATCATATTCTTATACAGCAGACCTTTCGACAACATGGGATACCAATTACTCAGATGTCCAACCCATGCTCCTTAGAAGAGCCAATGGGGTTCAATTCGCCTGTGGCTTTCTCTGTGAAGGAAATTGTACAGACGACAACAAAACTTTCCACTACATCTTTGCCATATTCATTTCTCCGGCCACTTATAATTTCAATAACGAAAATAAAGCTGTTTGGTCAGCCAACAGAGACCATCCGGTCGGGATTGATGCAATACTGAATTTCACTGCAGCTGGAGAATTGGTGCTAAAGGATGGAGATGGAAGCATAGTTTGGACCACCAACACTGCAGGAAAATCAGTTGTGGGCATGAACCTGACTGATACCGGAAATTTGGTGTTGTTCGATGACCAGAACTCGGTAGTTTGGCAATCTTTTGATCACCCAACAGACTGCTTGTTACTTGGCCAAAAGCTGCTACAAGATCAAAAACTGAAATCTAGTGTTTCATCAAGTAACTTTTCAGAAGGTATGTTTTCTCTTCAGGTTACGAATGAAGGTTTGTTTGGTTATATTGAATCAAACCCACCTCAAGTCTATTACATTAGGTTGGTCTATGGCAAAGATACAAATAAAGAAAGAAAATACATTAGGTTCTTGAATGGGAGTTTGTCATTCTTCAATCATTCTTCCAAGCCAAGTGATCCTGTTGGTGTGATTGACATACCTGAAGCATCATCAGCTCAGTATATGAAACTGATGCCAGATGGCCATTTGCAAGTGTTTGAGTTTCAATCTGATGAGTGGAGAATGGTATCAGATGTTACAAGTGATGCTGTTGAAGAGTGTGATTATCCTTTGCGTTGCGGAAGATATTCCATTTGCTCAACTAATAATGAACAATGTAGTTGTCCTGGAATAGAATATTTTAGACTAGTGAACGATCGTCAACCCAACCTGGGTTGCTATGAAATTACTCCTCTCACATGTAATTCTACACAAACTCAAGGTTTTATCACACTCGAAAATGTCACGTACTTCACCTATATTCCCGACATGAAGGAGGTGAGTATTGAGACTTGCAAACAAGCGTGTCTACACAATTGCTCATGCAAAGCAGCTTTTTACCACTACGGTTGGAATTCTTCGAGTGGAAAATGTTTTCTGCGTTCAGAGCTATTTACAATGAAGACTGTTGATCAAGGTTATTATACTGCTACAGCTTTTATAAAAGTCCAGAATGCTACAACACATCATGTGTCTCATCAAGTGGCAAAAATTGTAGGCTCTACGATTGGAAGTTTTATGCTTCTACTTGTTGTGGCCATAGGGTTTGTTACGTATGTAGTCCACAAGCGCAAATGGGATGTTGAAATGGAGGAAGACTATTTAGATCAAGTGCCAGGAATGCCGACTCGGTTTTCTTATGAAGAACTGAGAATCGCCACAGAGAATTTTAGTAAAAAGCTTGGCGAGGGAGGATTTGGATCGGTTTTCGAAGGGAGTCTCAAAGATGAATCAAAGATTGCAGTAAAATGCCTTGAAGGCCTTTCACACATTAAGAAATCATTCCTAGCTGAGGTTCAATCCATTGGCAGCATTCACCATGTGAATCTGGTTAGACTTCGAGGATTTTGTACATGGAAATCACAAAGACTTCTAGTGTATGATTTTATGAGTAACGGGTCATTAGATCGGTGGATCTACCATGGAGTTCGGGAGCAAATACTCGAATGGGAATGCAGAAAGAAAGTTACTCTTGATATAGCCAAAGGTTTAGCGTATCTCCATGAAGATTGTAGGCAAAAAATTGTGCACCTTGATATTAAACCTCAAAACATACTTCTTGACAACAATTTCAATGCCAAAGTATCCGACTTTGGGTTATCTAAGCTCATTGATAAAACTCAAGCCGAAGTGATGACTACCATAAAAGGAACACCTGGATATATCGCTCCAGAATGGTGGAGCTCAATTATCACAGAAAAGGTGGACGTTTACAGCTTTGGGATCGTTCTTTTGGAGATCTTATGTGGGAGGAGAGTTTTCGATAGATCTCAGCCGGAAGAAAGCTGGCACTTGCTCTTTGTCTTTCAGAAATGCTGGGAGCAAGGAACATTGTCGGATATGGTTGACGAACACAGTGAAGATATGCAGGTACACAAAACTGAAGTCCTGGAGATGATGAAACTGGCTGCAT
This genomic interval carries:
- the LOC110897370 gene encoding G-type lectin S-receptor-like serine/threonine-protein kinase SD2-5, which gives rise to MRINISSFFFAFFLILMLSPIATAESYSATAELSTTWSTNYSAVNPILRRETNVAVFTCGFFCEDNCTFYYFAIFISPSTESPGQSKFVWSAKQPVRENAILNFTAAGDLVLVDVDGFIVWNTDTAGKSVAGMNLTDTGNLVLFDDQNSVVWQSFDDPTDSLLPGQKLFQEQELQSHTSLTQFWEGMYSLKLTDTGVFGYAYNSQLYYRWLVYGKGTNKGRRYMKFLNGSLSFCIEYSSEPSEPVGVIAIPEASSAQYMKLRPDGHLQVFEWQLEEWKVIKDLTTVFQSYSYTADLSTTWDTNYSDVQPMLLRRANGVQFACGFLCEGNCTDDNKTFHYIFAIFISPATYNFNNENKAVWSANRDHPVGIDAILNFTAAGELVLKDGDGSIVWTTNTAGKSVVGMNLTDTGNLVLFDDQNSVVWQSFDHPTDCLLLGQKLLQDQKLKSSVSSSNFSEGMFSLQVTNEGLFGYIESNPPQVYYIRLVYGKDTNKERKYIRFLNGSLSFFNHSSKPSDPVGVIDIPEASSAQYMKLMPDGHLQVFEFQSDEWRMVSDVTSDAVEECDYPLRCGRYSICSTNNEQCSCPGIEYFRLVNDRQPNLGCYEITPLTCNSTQTQGFITLENVTYFTYIPDMKEVSIETCKQACLHNCSCKAAFYHYGWNSSSGKCFLRSELFTMKTVDQGYYTATAFIKVQNATTHHVSHQVAKIVGSTIGSFMLLLVVAIGFVTYVVHKRKWDVEMEEDYLDQVPGMPTRFSYEELRIATENFSKKLGEGGFGSVFEGSLKDESKIAVKCLEGLSHIKKSFLAEVQSIGSIHHVNLVRLRGFCTWKSQRLLVYDFMSNGSLDRWIYHGVREQILEWECRKKVTLDIAKGLAYLHEDCRQKIVHLDIKPQNILLDNNFNAKVSDFGLSKLIDKTQAEVMTTIKGTPGYIAPEWWSSIITEKVDVYSFGIVLLEILCGRRVFDRSQPEESWHLLFVFQKCWEQGTLSDMVDEHSEDMQVHKTEVLEMMKLAAWCLQTNYKKRPSMSTVVKVLEGGMNVEPNLDYNFTDPRIQEPTVGDKKDFTLLPSTLLSGPR